One Podarcis muralis chromosome 1, rPodMur119.hap1.1, whole genome shotgun sequence genomic window carries:
- the SSTR1 gene encoding somatostatin receptor type 1 translates to MDSAASARNSSGAANGTVSGGGGGGGSESQGSSAILISFIYSVVCLVGLCGNSMVIYVILRYAKMKTATNIYILNLAIADELLMLSVPFLVTSTLLHHWPFGSLLCRLVLSVDAVNMFTSIYCLTVLSVDRYIAVVHPIKASRYRRPTVAKMVNLAVWGLAIVIILPIIIFSKTEANTDGTVACNMMMPEPKQKWLVVFVVYTFLMGFLLPVVAISLCYILIIAKMRMVALKAGWQQRKRSERKITLMVMMVVMVFVICWMPFYVVQLVNLFVEPDDATISQLSVILGYANSCANPILYGFLSDNFKRSFQRLLCLSWMDNAAEEPVDYYATALKSRAYSVEDFPQDNFGESGGMYRNGTCTSRITTL, encoded by the coding sequence ATGGACTCGGCGGCGAGCGCCAGGAACTCCTCGGGCGCCGCCAACGGCACGGtgagcggaggcggcggcggcggcgggagcgaGTCTCAAGGCAGCAGCGCCATCCTGATCTCCTTCATCTACTCGGTGGTGTGCCTGGTGGGTCTGTGCGGCAACTCCATGGTGATCTACGTGATCCTGCGCTACGCCAAGATGAAGACGGCCACCAACATCTACATCCTCAACTTGGCCATCGCCGACGAGCTGCTGATGCTGAGCGTGCCCTTCCTGGTCACGTCGACGCTGCTGCACCACTGGCCCTTCGGCTCGCTGCTGTGCCGCCTGGTGCTCAGCGTGGACGCCGTCAACATGTTCACCAGCATCTACTGCCTGACGGTGCTCAGCGTCGACCGCTACATCGCCGTGGTGCACCCCATCAAGGCGTCGCGCTACCGCCGGCCCACCGTGGCCAAGATGGTCAACCTGGCCGTGTGGGGCCTGGCCATCGTCATCATCCTGCCCATCATCATCTTCTCCAAGACCGAAGCCAACACGGACGGCACGGTGGCCTGCAACATGATGATGCCcgagcccaagcagaagtggctGGTGGTCTTCGTGGTGTACACCTTCCTCATGGGCTTCCTCTTGCCCGTGGTGGCCATCAGCCTGTGCTACATCCTCATCATCGCTAAGATGCGCATGGTGGCGCTCAAGGCCGGCTGGCAGCAGCGCAAGCGCTCCGAGAGGAAGATCACGCTGATGGTCATGATGGTCGTCATGGTCTTCGTCATCTGCTGGATGCCTTTCTACGTCGTGCAGCTGGTCAACCTGTTCGTGGAGCCCGACGACGCCACCATCAGCCAGCTGTCGGTCATCCTGGGCTACGCCAACAGCTGCGCCAACCCCATCCTCTACGGCTTCCTCTCGGACAACTTCAAGCGCTCCTTCCAGAGGCTGCTGTGCCTCAGCTGGATGGACAACGCCGCCGAGGAGCCCGTCGACTACTACGCCACCGCCCTCAAGAGCAGGGCGTACAGCGTCGAGGACTTCCCCCAGGACAACTTCGGGGAGTCCGGAGGCATGTACAGGAACGGGACCTGCACCTCCAGGATTACAACCCTCTGA